Below is a window of Comamonadaceae bacterium M7527 DNA.
CGCCCCGCCTCGTTGTAGCTAAGCGTTACAAACCGAATGTCGGGCCTGGCGTCTTGGCCTAGCGCATCGTCTAGCCGGTAATGCACAAACCACGCCGGATGCGGCGCGGTGCAATTGAGGTAGTAACCGTCGGCCTCATCTTCAAACAGGGTCACTTCGGTTTGCGCCCATTCGTGTTCCTCAGTACTGGCGGGCAGCGGTGTACCAGGAGCCACACTAAAAACCTGGCTCAGCTGCCAACGAAACGGCACCCAAGGGTGAGACTGCGCAATTTTGGATACGCAAACCTGCACATTGCAAATAGCACGCGCCAAGGTCATGTTTTTTGCACCACAATTTTAGGGAACTTGCCGCTCATGTCTTTGGCCAGCTTGGCCACAGCCACAGACACCTTGCGCGCCATTGCCAAATACATGGCACTCACATCGCCGTCGGGGTCAGACACCATGGTCGGGCGGCCGTCATCTGCGTCACGGCGAATGCGCATGTCTAGCGGCAAACTCGCCAGCACCGGCACGTTGAAGTCTTTGGCCATGGTTTGTGCACCGCCGCTGCCAAAAATATGCTCTATGTGTCCGCAATTGGTGCACTGGTGTTGCGCCATGTTCTCCACCAGGCCCAACACCGGCACAGACACTTTCTCAAACATGCGCAAGCCTTTGCGCGCATCCATCAATGCCACCTCTTGCGGCGTGGTCACAATCACCGCGCCAGTGATGGGCACGCGCTGTGACAACGTGAGGTGAATGTCACCAGTGCCTGGTGGCAAGTCAATCAGCAAGTAGTCCA
It encodes the following:
- a CDS encoding DUF3305 domain-containing protein, with translation MTLARAICNVQVCVSKIAQSHPWVPFRWQLSQVFSVAPGTPLPASTEEHEWAQTEVTLFEDEADGYYLNCTAPHPAWFVHYRLDDALGQDARPDIRFVTLSYNEAGRILDAGETVENLPTDDATARWLADFAQQHFKSEPRKRRRPASFVTPGDRINTGRSGE